One stretch of Miscanthus floridulus cultivar M001 chromosome 18, ASM1932011v1, whole genome shotgun sequence DNA includes these proteins:
- the LOC136522773 gene encoding transcription initiation factor TFIID subunit 14b-like, translating into MSTQNKRLKDVEISFPIVYGTISFWLGKKASEYNSHKWTVYVRSANNEDLSVIVKRVVFQLHPSFQNPTRVVEQPPFELSESGWGEFEIAITLYFHSDVCDKRLDLFHQLKLYPEEEAGPQSTKKPVVVETYDEIVFPEPTEAFFQRVQNHPAANVPRLPPGITLPPPGTMEIVPYEKKCGDTKDHPLSQWFSNFSEADELLKLAAARQQVQAHIAKLRRQLTMIEGMPQQSKAFSVPGQQFRHI; encoded by the exons ATGAGCACCCAA AATAAAAGGCTCAAGGATGTGGAGATCAGTTTCCCTATCGTTTATGGAACCATTTCTTTCTGGCTCGGTAAAAAGGCCAGCGA GTACAACTCCCACAAGTGGACTGTATATGTCCGTTCTGCAAACAATGAGGATCTGAGTGTCATAGTTAAGCGTGTGGTGTTTCAGCTTCACCCAAGTTTCCAAAACCCAACAAGAGTCGTGGAGCAACCGCCGTTTGAGCTGTCTGAATCGGGATGGGGAGAGTTTGAGATAGCAATAACCCTTTATTTCCACAGTGATGTGTGCGACAAGCGCTTGGATCT GTTTCATCAGCTTAAGCTGTATCCAGAAGAAGAAGCTGGACCTCAATCAACCAAAAAGCCTGTTGTCGTGGAAACATACGATGAGATTGTCTTCCCCGAGCCTACAGAGGCCTTTTTCCAACGTGTGCAGAATCATCCAGCAGCTAATGTGCCCAGGCTTCCTCCTGGTATAACCCTGCCTCCCCCGG GCACTATGGAAATTGTCCCATATGAAAAGAAGTGTGGTGACACTAAGGATCATCCTTTGAGTCAGTGGTTCTCGAATTTCTCTGAAGCTGATGAGCTGTTGAAACTAGCTGCAGCTCGGCAACAG GTGCAGGCTCACATAGCCAAGCTGAGAAGGCAGTTAACCATGATAGAAGGAATGCCTCAGCAATCGAAAGCCTTTTCTG TGCCTGGACAGCAGTTTAGGCACATCTAA
- the LOC136522774 gene encoding protein SMALL AUXIN UP-REGULATED RNA 51-like, whose translation MAIKKGGAAASGLKQILRRCSSLGRRQQQQQHSGEEDYNEDEEATGLPSDVPRGHFAVYVGERRRRFVVPIALLDRPEFRSLLRRAEEEFGFAGAGAGGILVLPCEEVAFRSLTSALACAGGAR comes from the coding sequence ATGGCGATCAAGAagggcggcgcggcggcgtcgGGGCTGAAGCAGATCCTGAGGCGGTGCTCGAGCCTGGGGcggcgccagcagcagcagcagcacagcgGAGAGGAGGACTACAACGAGGACGAAGAGGCGACCGGGCTGCCGTCCGACGTGCCGCGGGGCCACTTCGCGGTGTACGTGGGCGAGCGGCGGCGCCGGTTCGTGGTGCCCATCGCGCTGCTGGACCGCCCCGAGTTCCGGTCCCTGCTGCGGCGCGCCGAGGAGGAGTTCGGGTTcgcgggcgccggcgccggcggcatcCTCGTCCTCCCCTGCGAGGAGGTCGCCTTCCGCTCCCTCACCTCCGCGCTCGCCTGCGCCGGCGGCGCCCGGTGA